The following are encoded in a window of Fusarium oxysporum f. sp. lycopersici 4287 chromosome 5, whole genome shotgun sequence genomic DNA:
- a CDS encoding methionyl aminopeptidase has product MGAKTSEDDHSGGNGQGPLSSKPSSAGGEPRGAHLARDGDGSLGGEGGDDDDDDDNNTPAGPLTDGAGKKKKKRKPKKKRKAPTQQSSPPRVPLSDLFKEFPAGEIQDYNTARTTAKELRFMGRRQLEDPEFLNDYRKAAEVHRQVRQWTQRNVKPGDKLIDIANGIEDGVRALLGNQGIEPGDNLKAGMGFPTGLCLNHETAHYTPNPGQKDVVLKYEDVMKVDFGVQINGWIVDSAFTMSFDPTYDNLLNAVKDATNSGIKASGIDVRICDVSAAIQEAMESYEVEINGKTYPVKPVRNISAHNIKHYQIHGGKSIPFIKNSDQTKMEEGEVFAIETFGTTGTGRLYDDVGIYGYGLHHDAPRHVNLPFASANRLYKVIHEQFGTIVFCRRYLERLGQERYLAGVSAITVCEGEDY; this is encoded by the exons ATGGGCGCCAAGACATCTGAAGACGATCACTCTGGAGGAAATG GCCAAGGACCACTCTCGTCCAAACCATCCTCTGCAGGCGGAGAGCCACGTGGTGCTCATCTTGCCCGCGATGGCGACGGTAGTTTGGGAGGCGAAGGGggcgacgacgacgacgacgatgataaCAACACTCCCGCCGGACCGCTAACCGACGGCGCtggtaagaagaagaaaaagagaaagccaaagaagaagaggaaggctCCTACACAGCAATCTTCACCTCCCAGAGTCCCGCTGAGTGATCTCTTCAAAGAGTTTCCCGCTGGTGAAATTCAGGATTACAACACCGCTCGTACCACAGCTAAAGAACTTCGCTTCATGGGTCGTCGACAGCTCGAAGACCCAGAGTTTCTGAACGATTATCGAAAGGCTGCTGAAGTTCATCGTCAGGTCCGACAGTGGACGCAGCGGAACGTCAAGCCGGGTGATAAACTCATTGATATCGCTAATGGTATTGAAGATGGCGTGCGCGCGCTTTTGGGGAATCAGGGTATTGAACCTGGTGATAACCTCAAGGCTGGAATGGGGTTTCCGACCGGCCTTTGCTTGAACCATGAAACTGCGCATTATACGCCTAATCCTGGGCAGAAGGATGTTGTTCTCAAGTATGAGGATGTCATGAAGGTTGACTTCGGCGTGCAGATCAATGGCTGGATCGTTGATAGTGCATTCACCATGTCGTTTGACCCTACCTACGATAATCTTCTGAATGCCGTCAAAGATGCTACCAACAGCGGCATCAAG GCTTCTGGAATCGACGTTCGTATCTGCGACGTCAGCGCCGCAATCCAAGAAGCAATGGAGAGCTACGAGGTTGAAATCAACGGAAAGACATACCCCGTCAAACCCGTCCGCAACATCTCAGCGCACAACATCAAGCACTACCAGATCCACGGTGGAAAGTCGATCCCGTTTATCAAGAACAGTGATCAGACTAAGATGGAGGAAGGTGAAGTGTTTGCCATTGAGACGTTTGGTACAACCGGCACTGGACGACTTTACGACGAT GTGGGCATTTATGGCTACGGTTTGCATCATGATGCGCCGAGACATGTCAACCTACCATTTGCGTCGGCGAATAGACTTTACAAGGTCATTCATGAGCAGTTTGGTACTATTGTCTTTTGTCGTCGATACCTTGAGCGTTTAGGCCAAGAGCGATATCTCGCTGGTGTAAGTGCTATAACCGTATGTGAGGGGGAAGATTACTGA
- a CDS encoding methionyl aminopeptidase, whose amino-acid sequence MGAKTSEDDHSGGNGQGPLSSKPSSAGGEPRGAHLARDGDGSLGGEGGDDDDDDDNNTPAGPLTDGAGKKKKKRKPKKKRKAPTQQSSPPRVPLSDLFKEFPAGEIQDYNTARTTAKELRFMGRRQLEDPEFLNDYRKAAEVHRQVRQWTQRNVKPGDKLIDIANGIEDGVRALLGNQGIEPGDNLKAGMGFPTGLCLNHETAHYTPNPGQKDVVLKYEDVMKVDFGVQINGWIVDSAFTMSFDPTYDNLLNAVKDATNSGIKASGIDVRICDVSAAIQEAMESYEVEINGKTYPVKPVRNISAHNIKHYQIHGGKSIPFIKNSDQTKMEEGEVFAIETFGTTGTGRLYDDVGIYGYGLHHDAPRHVNLPFASANRLYKVIHEQFGTIVFCRRYLERLGQERYLAGLNSLVSNGILEAYEPLADIKGSYSAQFEHTILLRESHKEVISRGSDY is encoded by the exons ATGGGCGCCAAGACATCTGAAGACGATCACTCTGGAGGAAATG GCCAAGGACCACTCTCGTCCAAACCATCCTCTGCAGGCGGAGAGCCACGTGGTGCTCATCTTGCCCGCGATGGCGACGGTAGTTTGGGAGGCGAAGGGggcgacgacgacgacgacgatgataaCAACACTCCCGCCGGACCGCTAACCGACGGCGCtggtaagaagaagaaaaagagaaagccaaagaagaagaggaaggctCCTACACAGCAATCTTCACCTCCCAGAGTCCCGCTGAGTGATCTCTTCAAAGAGTTTCCCGCTGGTGAAATTCAGGATTACAACACCGCTCGTACCACAGCTAAAGAACTTCGCTTCATGGGTCGTCGACAGCTCGAAGACCCAGAGTTTCTGAACGATTATCGAAAGGCTGCTGAAGTTCATCGTCAGGTCCGACAGTGGACGCAGCGGAACGTCAAGCCGGGTGATAAACTCATTGATATCGCTAATGGTATTGAAGATGGCGTGCGCGCGCTTTTGGGGAATCAGGGTATTGAACCTGGTGATAACCTCAAGGCTGGAATGGGGTTTCCGACCGGCCTTTGCTTGAACCATGAAACTGCGCATTATACGCCTAATCCTGGGCAGAAGGATGTTGTTCTCAAGTATGAGGATGTCATGAAGGTTGACTTCGGCGTGCAGATCAATGGCTGGATCGTTGATAGTGCATTCACCATGTCGTTTGACCCTACCTACGATAATCTTCTGAATGCCGTCAAAGATGCTACCAACAGCGGCATCAAG GCTTCTGGAATCGACGTTCGTATCTGCGACGTCAGCGCCGCAATCCAAGAAGCAATGGAGAGCTACGAGGTTGAAATCAACGGAAAGACATACCCCGTCAAACCCGTCCGCAACATCTCAGCGCACAACATCAAGCACTACCAGATCCACGGTGGAAAGTCGATCCCGTTTATCAAGAACAGTGATCAGACTAAGATGGAGGAAGGTGAAGTGTTTGCCATTGAGACGTTTGGTACAACCGGCACTGGACGACTTTACGACGAT GTGGGCATTTATGGCTACGGTTTGCATCATGATGCGCCGAGACATGTCAACCTACCATTTGCGTCGGCGAATAGACTTTACAAGGTCATTCATGAGCAGTTTGGTACTATTGTCTTTTGTCGTCGATACCTTGAGCGTTTAGGCCAAGAGCGATATCTCGCTGGT CTAAACTCTTTGGTCTCGAATGGCATTCTTGAAGCGTATGAACCGCTTGCTGATATCAAGGGTTCTTACTCGGCGCAGTTCGAGCAT ACTATTCTGCTTCGAGAGTCGCATAAGGAGGTCATTAGTCGTGGAAGTGACTACTAA
- a CDS encoding methionyl aminopeptidase yields the protein MGAKTSEDDHSGGNGQGPLSSKPSSAGGEPRGAHLARDGDGSLGGEGGDDDDDDDNNTPAGPLTDGAGKKKKKRKPKKKRKAPTQQSSPPRVPLSDLFKEFPAGEIQDYNTARTTAKELRFMGRRQLEDPEFLNDYRKAAEVHRQVRQWTQRNVKPGDKLIDIANGIEDGVRALLGNQGIEPGDNLKAGMGFPTGLCLNHETAHYTPNPGQKDVVLKYEDVMKVDFGVQINGWIVDSAFTMSFDPTYDNLLNAVKDATNSGIKASGIDVRICDVSAAIQEAMESYEVEINGKTYPVKPVRNISAHNIKHYQIHGGKSIPFIKNSDQTKMEEGEVFAIETFGTTGTGRLYDDVSVHVQ from the exons ATGGGCGCCAAGACATCTGAAGACGATCACTCTGGAGGAAATG GCCAAGGACCACTCTCGTCCAAACCATCCTCTGCAGGCGGAGAGCCACGTGGTGCTCATCTTGCCCGCGATGGCGACGGTAGTTTGGGAGGCGAAGGGggcgacgacgacgacgacgatgataaCAACACTCCCGCCGGACCGCTAACCGACGGCGCtggtaagaagaagaaaaagagaaagccaaagaagaagaggaaggctCCTACACAGCAATCTTCACCTCCCAGAGTCCCGCTGAGTGATCTCTTCAAAGAGTTTCCCGCTGGTGAAATTCAGGATTACAACACCGCTCGTACCACAGCTAAAGAACTTCGCTTCATGGGTCGTCGACAGCTCGAAGACCCAGAGTTTCTGAACGATTATCGAAAGGCTGCTGAAGTTCATCGTCAGGTCCGACAGTGGACGCAGCGGAACGTCAAGCCGGGTGATAAACTCATTGATATCGCTAATGGTATTGAAGATGGCGTGCGCGCGCTTTTGGGGAATCAGGGTATTGAACCTGGTGATAACCTCAAGGCTGGAATGGGGTTTCCGACCGGCCTTTGCTTGAACCATGAAACTGCGCATTATACGCCTAATCCTGGGCAGAAGGATGTTGTTCTCAAGTATGAGGATGTCATGAAGGTTGACTTCGGCGTGCAGATCAATGGCTGGATCGTTGATAGTGCATTCACCATGTCGTTTGACCCTACCTACGATAATCTTCTGAATGCCGTCAAAGATGCTACCAACAGCGGCATCAAG GCTTCTGGAATCGACGTTCGTATCTGCGACGTCAGCGCCGCAATCCAAGAAGCAATGGAGAGCTACGAGGTTGAAATCAACGGAAAGACATACCCCGTCAAACCCGTCCGCAACATCTCAGCGCACAACATCAAGCACTACCAGATCCACGGTGGAAAGTCGATCCCGTTTATCAAGAACAGTGATCAGACTAAGATGGAGGAAGGTGAAGTGTTTGCCATTGAGACGTTTGGTACAACCGGCACTGGACGACTTTACGACGATGTAAGTGTGCATGTTCAGTGA
- a CDS encoding methionyl aminopeptidase has product MGAKTSEDDHSGGNGQGPLSSKPSSAGGEPRGAHLARDGDGSLGGEGGDDDDDDDNNTPAGPLTDGAGKKKKKRKPKKKRKAPTQQSSPPRVPLSDLFKEFPAGEIQDYNTARTTAKELRFMGRRQLEDPEFLNDYRKAAEVHRQVRQWTQRNVKPGDKLIDIANGIEDGVRALLGNQGIEPGDNLKAGMGFPTGLCLNHETAHYTPNPGQKDVVLKYEDVMKVDFGVQINGWIVDSAFTMSFDPTYDNLLNAVKDATNSGIKVSISLTHILHA; this is encoded by the exons ATGGGCGCCAAGACATCTGAAGACGATCACTCTGGAGGAAATG GCCAAGGACCACTCTCGTCCAAACCATCCTCTGCAGGCGGAGAGCCACGTGGTGCTCATCTTGCCCGCGATGGCGACGGTAGTTTGGGAGGCGAAGGGggcgacgacgacgacgacgatgataaCAACACTCCCGCCGGACCGCTAACCGACGGCGCtggtaagaagaagaaaaagagaaagccaaagaagaagaggaaggctCCTACACAGCAATCTTCACCTCCCAGAGTCCCGCTGAGTGATCTCTTCAAAGAGTTTCCCGCTGGTGAAATTCAGGATTACAACACCGCTCGTACCACAGCTAAAGAACTTCGCTTCATGGGTCGTCGACAGCTCGAAGACCCAGAGTTTCTGAACGATTATCGAAAGGCTGCTGAAGTTCATCGTCAGGTCCGACAGTGGACGCAGCGGAACGTCAAGCCGGGTGATAAACTCATTGATATCGCTAATGGTATTGAAGATGGCGTGCGCGCGCTTTTGGGGAATCAGGGTATTGAACCTGGTGATAACCTCAAGGCTGGAATGGGGTTTCCGACCGGCCTTTGCTTGAACCATGAAACTGCGCATTATACGCCTAATCCTGGGCAGAAGGATGTTGTTCTCAAGTATGAGGATGTCATGAAGGTTGACTTCGGCGTGCAGATCAATGGCTGGATCGTTGATAGTGCATTCACCATGTCGTTTGACCCTACCTACGATAATCTTCTGAATGCCGTCAAAGATGCTACCAACAGCGGCATCAAGGTAAGCATTTCACTCACTCACATATTGCATGCCTGA
- a CDS encoding methionyl aminopeptidase translates to MGAKTSEDDHSGGNGQGPLSSKPSSAGGEPRGAHLARDGDGSLGGEGGDDDDDDDNNTPAGPLTDGAGKKKKKRKPKKKRKAPTQQSSPPRVPLSDLFKEFPAGEIQDYNTARTTAKELRFMGRRQLEDPEFLNDYRKAAEVHRQVRQWTQRNVKPGDKLIDIANGIEDGVRALLGNQGIEPGDNLKAGMGFPTGLCLNHETAHYTPNPGQKDVVLKYEDVMKVDFGVQINGWIVDSAFTMSFDPTYDNLLNAVKDATNSGIKASGIDVRICDVSAAIQEAMESYEVEINGKTYPVKPVRNISAHNIKHYQIHGGKSIPFIKNSDQTKMEEGEVFAIETFGTTGTGRLYDDVGIYGYGLHHDAPRHVNLPFASANRLYKVIHEQFGTIVFCRRYLERLGQERYLAGLNSLVSNGILEAYEPLADIKGSYSAQFEHVS, encoded by the exons ATGGGCGCCAAGACATCTGAAGACGATCACTCTGGAGGAAATG GCCAAGGACCACTCTCGTCCAAACCATCCTCTGCAGGCGGAGAGCCACGTGGTGCTCATCTTGCCCGCGATGGCGACGGTAGTTTGGGAGGCGAAGGGggcgacgacgacgacgacgatgataaCAACACTCCCGCCGGACCGCTAACCGACGGCGCtggtaagaagaagaaaaagagaaagccaaagaagaagaggaaggctCCTACACAGCAATCTTCACCTCCCAGAGTCCCGCTGAGTGATCTCTTCAAAGAGTTTCCCGCTGGTGAAATTCAGGATTACAACACCGCTCGTACCACAGCTAAAGAACTTCGCTTCATGGGTCGTCGACAGCTCGAAGACCCAGAGTTTCTGAACGATTATCGAAAGGCTGCTGAAGTTCATCGTCAGGTCCGACAGTGGACGCAGCGGAACGTCAAGCCGGGTGATAAACTCATTGATATCGCTAATGGTATTGAAGATGGCGTGCGCGCGCTTTTGGGGAATCAGGGTATTGAACCTGGTGATAACCTCAAGGCTGGAATGGGGTTTCCGACCGGCCTTTGCTTGAACCATGAAACTGCGCATTATACGCCTAATCCTGGGCAGAAGGATGTTGTTCTCAAGTATGAGGATGTCATGAAGGTTGACTTCGGCGTGCAGATCAATGGCTGGATCGTTGATAGTGCATTCACCATGTCGTTTGACCCTACCTACGATAATCTTCTGAATGCCGTCAAAGATGCTACCAACAGCGGCATCAAG GCTTCTGGAATCGACGTTCGTATCTGCGACGTCAGCGCCGCAATCCAAGAAGCAATGGAGAGCTACGAGGTTGAAATCAACGGAAAGACATACCCCGTCAAACCCGTCCGCAACATCTCAGCGCACAACATCAAGCACTACCAGATCCACGGTGGAAAGTCGATCCCGTTTATCAAGAACAGTGATCAGACTAAGATGGAGGAAGGTGAAGTGTTTGCCATTGAGACGTTTGGTACAACCGGCACTGGACGACTTTACGACGAT GTGGGCATTTATGGCTACGGTTTGCATCATGATGCGCCGAGACATGTCAACCTACCATTTGCGTCGGCGAATAGACTTTACAAGGTCATTCATGAGCAGTTTGGTACTATTGTCTTTTGTCGTCGATACCTTGAGCGTTTAGGCCAAGAGCGATATCTCGCTGGT CTAAACTCTTTGGTCTCGAATGGCATTCTTGAAGCGTATGAACCGCTTGCTGATATCAAGGGTTCTTACTCGGCGCAGTTCGAGCATGTAAGTTGA